The following DNA comes from Massilia sp. KIM.
ATCGATCCGCCCCTGCAGTTGCTGCAAGATGCGTTCGGTCACGCGCCTTTCCAGCACGCTCCATTCCTCGCCCGTCCAGCGCTCGACGGCGCGACGTTCCAGCTGCTCGGCTTCCAGGGGAGCTGGCGGCGCGGCGGCCTCCGCCTGGGCCGGCGGCGCCGGCTCGGCCACGATTTCCGTCAGGACGGGAATGCTGGTATCGAATCCGGCTTGTTCGCTCATGACTGGCCTGCCACGAAGTGGGTGAGTGGGTAATCCTGCTTCTTGTAGGCGACGTAGCGCTTGCGCCCTTCGGCGGCGTCGGCTTCGTCGGTGGAGATGATCTCGAACACGCGCGCGAAGCGGTCCACGTTGCCCGGCGTGCGCCGGGTCAGGTTGACCAGCATCTCGTAGTGCGGCAGCGGGGCGTCGTCGTCGGCCGTGATGATCACCGGCGTCTGCGGCGCCAGCGGATCGCCCGCCGGCACGTGCGGAATGAAGTCGGTGTCCGACAGGGTCCACAGCGCGGCGTCCAGCGCCGCGGCCTGTTCCTCGCTCTCGGCCAGCACCACCACCCGGGCGCGCGAGGCGTAGGCCTTGCGCGCCAGGCGGCAGGCGTAACTCAGCTTGTCGGCGATATTGGTGTGAAAGTCGATCCGGGTCATGGCGTGGCGTCGTCGAAACGGGGAGGGCGGACCCTCCCCGGGAACATCAGGCGTGCATGCCGCTGTGGCGCAGCAGCGCGTCGATCTGCGGCTCGCGGCCGCGGAAGGCCTTGAAGGATTCCAGCGCCGGGCGCGAGCCGCCCACCGCCAGGATCTCGCGCTGGAAGCGGCGGCCGGTCTCGACCAGCTGCTCGGCGCCCTGCTCGAGCGCTTCCTCGAAGGCCGCGTAGGCGTCGGCGGACAGCACCTCGGCCCACTTGTAGCTGTAGTAGCCAGCCGCGTAGCCGCCCGCGAAGATGTGGCTGAACGAATGCTGGAAGCGGTTGAAGGACGGCGGGATCACCACCGCGAACTGCTTCCTGATGTCGTCGATCAGCTGCTGCACGGTGCGCTCGCTGTTCGGGTCGAAGTCGTAGTGCAGGTGCATGTCGATCAGCGAGAACTCCACCTGGCGCAGGGTCTGCAGGCCGGACTGGAAGTTCTTGGCCGCCATCATCTTGTCGTACAGGGCGCGCGGCAGCGGCTCGCCGCTCTTCACGTGGGCCGTCATCTGCTGCAGCTTGTCCCACTCCCAGCAGAAGTTCTCCATGAACTGGGAAGGCAGCTCGACCGCGTCCCATTCCACGCCCGAGATGCCGGACACCGACAGCTCCTCGACTTCGGTCAGCATGTGGTGCAGGCCGTGGCCGAACTCGTGGAACAGGGTGATCACCTCGTCGTGGGTGAACAGCGAAGGCTGCAGCTTGCCGTCCACGGTGGCGGGCGGGGTGAAGTTGCAGGTCAGGTAGGCGATCGGGGTCTGCACGATGCCGCCCGTGGTCAGGCGGCGGCCGCGCGCGTCGTCCATCCAGGCGCCCTGCGCCTTGCCGGCGCGGGCATACAGGTCGAGGTAGAACTGGCCCACCAGCTGGCCCGCGCGCTCGATGCGGAAGAAGCGCACGTCCGGATGCCAGACCGGGGCGGTATCGGGCTTGATCTGGACGCTGAACAGGTTCTCGATCACGCCGAACAGGCCCGCCACCACCTTATGCTCGGGGAAGTATTCCTTCACTTCCTGGGCCGAGAAGGCGTAGCGCTTCTCGCGCAGCTTCTCGGAGGCGTAGGTGACGTCCCAGCTCTGCAGCTCGTCGATGCCCAGCTCCGCGCGGGCGAAGGCGCGCAGCTCTTCCAGGTCTTTCTCGGCGAAGGGACGGGCGCGACGCGCCAGGTCTTCCAGGAACTCGACCACGTGCTGCGGGCTCTCGGCCATCTTGGGCACCAGCGAGACTTCGGCGTAGTTGGCGTAGTCGAGCAGCACGGCTTCCTCGTGGCGCAGCCTGAGGAGCTCGAGGATGTTGCCGCTGTTGTCCCATTTCTCGGGCTGGCTGAACACCGTGCCCGTGTCCGAGGCCTTGGTGGCGTTGGCGCGGTAGATGGTCTCGCGCAGGGCGCGGTTGTCGGCGAACTGCAGCACCGGGAAGTAGGAGGGGAAATGCAGGGTGAACTGCCAGCCGGCCTTGCCGTCCTTCTCGGCGGCGGCGCGCGCGGCCTGCTTGACGTCCTCGGGCAGGCCGGCCAGTTCGGCTTCGTCCTCGACCACCAGCTTGTAGTCGTTGGTCGCGTCCAGCACGTTTTCCGAGAAGCGGGTCGACAGGGCCGACTGCTGCTCCTGGATCTCGGCGAAACGGCGCTTTTTATCTTCCGGCAGCTCGGCGCCGCTGAGGCGGAAGGTGCGCAGCGAATTCTCGACCGTGCGCTTGCGCGCCGCGCTCAGGCCCTCGTATTCCGGGCTGGCGCGCAGCGCCTTGTACTTGGCGAACAGGGCCTCGTTCTGGCCCAGCATGGTCCAGAACTCGATGACCTTGGGCTGGTTCTCGTTGTAGACCGCGCGCAGCTCGGGCGTGTCGACCACGTGGTTCAGGTGGTTGACCACGCCCCAGGCGCGGCCCAGGCGCTCGGTGGCTTCTTCGAGGGGCACCACGAAACTGTTCCAGCTGACCGTGTCGCCCGGCGCTTCCAGCTGCGCGACCACGGCGGCCGCGTCCTTGATCAGCTGGTCGATGGCGGGCGTGACGTGTTCGGGCTTGACCTGGTCGAAGCGGGTCAGGCCGGAAAAGTCGAGGAGGGGATTGCTGGTGTCGGTACTCATGGCGCTCCTTGTTCGGTTCAGGCCAGGCCGGCTTTCGGTTCCATGCCCGATGCCTGGCCCGGCGTTGCTTGGCCACTCGCGTGCACGCGCTGCGCGGACTCGAGGGTGTTCATCAACAGCATCGTGATCGTCATCGGACCGACGCCGCCCGGCACCGGGGTGATGTGGGACGCCACCTCGGACACGCCGGCGAAGTCGACGTCGCCGCACAGCTTGCCCGCGTCGTCGCGGTTCATGCCGACGTCGATCACGATCGCGCCCGGCTTGACCATGTCGGCGGTCAGGGTGTTGCGGCGGCCGACGGCGGCCACGACCACGTCGGCCTGGCGGGTATGGTAGCCCAGGTCCGGCGTTGCGCTATGGCAGATGGTGACGGTGGCGTTGGCTTGCAAGAGCAGCAGGGCCATCGGCTTGCCGACCGTGTTCGAGCGGCCGATCACCACCGCGTGCTTGCCGCGCAGGTCGACGCCGGTGGTCTCGATCAGCTTCATGCAGCCGTAGGGGGTGCAGGGGCGGAAGCCCGGCAGGTTGGCGACCAGCTCGCCGGCCGACAGCACCGAATAGCCGTCCACGTCCTTGCTGGTGGCGATCGCCTCGATCACCTTGCTCGGATCGATGTGCTTGGGCAGGGGCATCTGCACCAGGATGCCGTGGATCGCCGGGTCGGCGTTCAGGGCGGCGATACGGTCGAGCAGGGCCTGCTCGCTGAGGTCGGCGTCATACTTCTCCAGCACCGAGTGGAAGCCCACGTCGCCGCAGGCCTTCACCTTGTTTCGCACGTAGACGTGGCTGGCCGGGTCTTCGCCGACCAGGATCACCGCCAGGCCGGGCTGGCGGCCGGCGGCCGTGAGCTGGGCGGCGCGTTCCTTGATGTCGGCGCGCAGTTGTTGGGAAAGGAGGACTCCGTCGATCAGTTGGGCAGGCATGGTAGGGCTCGTCACTGGGCAAAAACAGGATTATAAGGCCCCGCACCCGAATCGCGCGCCGCCGCCGCTCAAGCATCGTCATCCTTCCGGGTGGGTTCTCACCAAGGCGAGAGCCGTTTCCCGCCTGTCAACCCTCATCCCGTTATACGATCCCCTGTGAACCGCGCAGGGAAAAATGTGCGCTTGCAGCATAGCATTTTACATTGTGGAATGACATACCGTAATTTGAAAAAGCCAAAATCCGCTGTTAGAATCGAATGGTTTATGTATAGATATTTGTAATTTCCACCAAACCGCCGCCAGCCTGTCTAGGGAATCCGGGCGGGGCGCCACACTCAAGGAGACGCAGTAATGTCAGCTCAACTCGACCAGTTGACGGCCCAAGCCGCCAACGATCCGGACTCGCTCGAAACCCAGGAGTGGCTCGACGCCCTGGAAGCGGTGATCGAACACGAGGGCACCGAACGCGCCCACTACCTGATGGAGCGCATGGTCGACCTGGCGCGTCGCCGCGGCGCCCACATCCCGTTCTCCAGCAACACCGCCTACGTCAACACCATCCCGGCCCACCTCAACGTGAACTGCCCGGGCAACCTCGAATACGAAGAGCGCCTGCGCTCGTGGATGCGCTGGAACGCGATGGCGATGGTGGTCAAGGCCAACCGCGCCGACGGCGACCTGGGCGGCCACATCTCGTCCTTCGCCTCGCTGGCCAACATGCTGGGCATCGGCTTCAACCACTTCTGGCACGCCCCGACCGAAGAGCACGGCGGCGACCTGCTGTACATCCAGGGCCACTCCTCGCCCGGCATCTACGCCCGCGCCTACCTCGAAGGCCGCATCACCGAAGAGCAGATGCTGAACTTCCGCCGCGAAGTCGACGGCAAGGGCCTGTCGTCCTACCCGCACCCGAAACTGATGCCGGACTTCTGGCAGTTCCCGACCGTGTCGATGGGCCTGGGCCCGCTGATGGCGATCTACCAGGCGCGCTTCCTGAAGTACCTGCACGCGCGCGGCATCGCCAAGACCGACAACCGCAAGGTCTGGGTGTTCTGCGGCGACGGCGAGATGGACGAGCCGGAATCGATGGGCGCGATCGGCATGGCCGCGCGCGAGCAGCTCGACAACCTGGTCATGGTGGTCAACTGCAACCTGCAGCGCCTGGACGGCCCGGTGCGCGGCAACGGCAAGATCATCCAGGAACTCGAAGCGGACTTCCGCGGCGCCGGCTGGAACGTGGTCAAGGTCATCTGGGGCTCGCAGTGGGACGCCCTGCTGGCCAAGGACAAGGACGGCATCCTGCAGCGCGTGATGATGGAAACCGTGGACGGCGAATACCAGAACTACAAGGCCAAGGACGGCGCCTACGTGCGCAAGCACTTCTTCGGCAAGCATCCGAAGCTGCTGGAAATGGTCGCCAACATGAGCGACGACGACATCTGGCGCCTGACCCGCGGCGGCCACGACCCGCACAAGATCTACGCCGCCTTCAAGAACGCGCAGGAGAACAAGGGCACGCCGACCGTCCTGCTGGTGAAGACCGTCAAGGGCTTCGGCATGGGCAAGTCGGGCGAGGCGCGCAACACCGCGCACCAGACCAAGAAGCTGGACGACGCCGCGATCCGCGAGATGCGCGACCGCTTCAACATCCCCATCCCTGACGACAAGCTGGCCGAGATCCCCTTCTTCAAGCCGGCCGACGACGCGCCCGAGATGCAATACCTGCACGAGCGCCGCAAGGCCCTCGGCGGCTACCTGCCGCAGCGCCGCTCCAAGGCCGACGAGCAGCTCACCGTGCCGGCGCTGGAAACCTTCAAGGCCGTGCTCGACCCGACCGCGGAAGGCCGCGAGATCTCGACCACCCAGGCCTATGTGCGCGTGATCACCGCGCTGCTGAAGGACCAGAGCATCGGCCAGCGCATCGTCCCGATCCTGGTCGACGAATCGCGCACCTTCGGCATGGAAGGCCTGTTCCGCCAGATCGGCATCTTCAGCCAGCAGGGCCAGCTGTACGAACCGGTCGACAAGGACCAGGTGATGTACTACCGCGAAGACAAGGCGGGCCAGATTCTGCAGGAAGGCATCAACGAAGCGGGCGGCATGAGCTCGTGGATCGCGGCGGCGACTTCGTACTCGTCGAACAACCGCACCATGATCCCGTTCTACACCTTCTACTCGATGTTCGGCATGCAGCGTGTGGGCGACCTGGTCTGGCTGGCCGGCGACATCCGCGCGCGCGGCTTCCTGATGGGCGGCACCGCCGGCCGCACCACGCTGAACGGCGAAGGCCTGCAGCACGAGGACGGCCACAGCCACATCATCGCGGCCACCGTGCCGAACTGCCTGCCCTACGACCCGACCTTCGCGCACGAAGTGGCGGTGATCATCCAGGACGGCCTGCGCCGCATGGTGCAGGAGCAGGAGGATGTGTTCTACTACATCACCATCATGAACGAGAACTACTCCCACCCGGGCCTGAAGGCCGGCCAGGAGGAGGGCATCCTGAAGGGCATGTACCTGCTGCAGGAAGGCAGCAAGGAAGCGGCCAACCGCGTCCAGCTGATCGGTTCCGGCACCATCCTGCGCGAGTCGATCTTCGCCGCCGAGCTGCTGCAGAACGACTGGGGCGTGGCCGCCGACATCTGGTCGGCCCCGTCGCTGACCCTGGTGGCGCGCGACGGCCAGGACGCCGAGCGCTGGAACATGGTCAACCCGGACCAGGAGCAGCGCGTGCCTTACGTGACCCAGCTGCTGCAGAACACCCAGGGCCCGATCGTCGCGACCACCGACTACATGCGCCTGTTCGCCGAGCAGATCCGCGCCTACATGCCGAAGGACCGCACCTATAAAGTGCTGGGCACCGACGGCTTCGGCCGCTCGGATTCGCGCGTCAAGCTGCGCGAGTTCTTCGAGGTGAACCGCTACTACATCACCGTGGCGTCGCTGCGCGCGCTGGCTGACGAAGGCAAGATCGACAAGGCCGTTGTGGGCCAGGCGATCGCCAAGTACGGCATCGATCCGAACAAGCCGAATCCCGTGACCCAGTAAATGCTCCGTCGCCCCCGCGCAGGCGGGGGCCCAGGTTCCCCGGCGCGGCCT
Coding sequences within:
- the aceE gene encoding pyruvate dehydrogenase (acetyl-transferring), homodimeric type encodes the protein MSAQLDQLTAQAANDPDSLETQEWLDALEAVIEHEGTERAHYLMERMVDLARRRGAHIPFSSNTAYVNTIPAHLNVNCPGNLEYEERLRSWMRWNAMAMVVKANRADGDLGGHISSFASLANMLGIGFNHFWHAPTEEHGGDLLYIQGHSSPGIYARAYLEGRITEEQMLNFRREVDGKGLSSYPHPKLMPDFWQFPTVSMGLGPLMAIYQARFLKYLHARGIAKTDNRKVWVFCGDGEMDEPESMGAIGMAAREQLDNLVMVVNCNLQRLDGPVRGNGKIIQELEADFRGAGWNVVKVIWGSQWDALLAKDKDGILQRVMMETVDGEYQNYKAKDGAYVRKHFFGKHPKLLEMVANMSDDDIWRLTRGGHDPHKIYAAFKNAQENKGTPTVLLVKTVKGFGMGKSGEARNTAHQTKKLDDAAIREMRDRFNIPIPDDKLAEIPFFKPADDAPEMQYLHERRKALGGYLPQRRSKADEQLTVPALETFKAVLDPTAEGREISTTQAYVRVITALLKDQSIGQRIVPILVDESRTFGMEGLFRQIGIFSQQGQLYEPVDKDQVMYYREDKAGQILQEGINEAGGMSSWIAAATSYSSNNRTMIPFYTFYSMFGMQRVGDLVWLAGDIRARGFLMGGTAGRTTLNGEGLQHEDGHSHIIAATVPNCLPYDPTFAHEVAVIIQDGLRRMVQEQEDVFYYITIMNENYSHPGLKAGQEEGILKGMYLLQEGSKEAANRVQLIGSGTILRESIFAAELLQNDWGVAADIWSAPSLTLVARDGQDAERWNMVNPDQEQRVPYVTQLLQNTQGPIVATTDYMRLFAEQIRAYMPKDRTYKVLGTDGFGRSDSRVKLREFFEVNRYYITVASLRALADEGKIDKAVVGQAIAKYGIDPNKPNPVTQ
- a CDS encoding M3 family metallopeptidase, encoding MSTDTSNPLLDFSGLTRFDQVKPEHVTPAIDQLIKDAAAVVAQLEAPGDTVSWNSFVVPLEEATERLGRAWGVVNHLNHVVDTPELRAVYNENQPKVIEFWTMLGQNEALFAKYKALRASPEYEGLSAARKRTVENSLRTFRLSGAELPEDKKRRFAEIQEQQSALSTRFSENVLDATNDYKLVVEDEAELAGLPEDVKQAARAAAEKDGKAGWQFTLHFPSYFPVLQFADNRALRETIYRANATKASDTGTVFSQPEKWDNSGNILELLRLRHEEAVLLDYANYAEVSLVPKMAESPQHVVEFLEDLARRARPFAEKDLEELRAFARAELGIDELQSWDVTYASEKLREKRYAFSAQEVKEYFPEHKVVAGLFGVIENLFSVQIKPDTAPVWHPDVRFFRIERAGQLVGQFYLDLYARAGKAQGAWMDDARGRRLTTGGIVQTPIAYLTCNFTPPATVDGKLQPSLFTHDEVITLFHEFGHGLHHMLTEVEELSVSGISGVEWDAVELPSQFMENFCWEWDKLQQMTAHVKSGEPLPRALYDKMMAAKNFQSGLQTLRQVEFSLIDMHLHYDFDPNSERTVQQLIDDIRKQFAVVIPPSFNRFQHSFSHIFAGGYAAGYYSYKWAEVLSADAYAAFEEALEQGAEQLVETGRRFQREILAVGGSRPALESFKAFRGREPQIDALLRHSGMHA
- a CDS encoding DNA polymerase III subunit chi, with product MTRIDFHTNIADKLSYACRLARKAYASRARVVVLAESEEQAAALDAALWTLSDTDFIPHVPAGDPLAPQTPVIITADDDAPLPHYEMLVNLTRRTPGNVDRFARVFEIISTDEADAAEGRKRYVAYKKQDYPLTHFVAGQS
- the folD gene encoding bifunctional methylenetetrahydrofolate dehydrogenase/methenyltetrahydrofolate cyclohydrolase FolD, with protein sequence MPAQLIDGVLLSQQLRADIKERAAQLTAAGRQPGLAVILVGEDPASHVYVRNKVKACGDVGFHSVLEKYDADLSEQALLDRIAALNADPAIHGILVQMPLPKHIDPSKVIEAIATSKDVDGYSVLSAGELVANLPGFRPCTPYGCMKLIETTGVDLRGKHAVVIGRSNTVGKPMALLLLQANATVTICHSATPDLGYHTRQADVVVAAVGRRNTLTADMVKPGAIVIDVGMNRDDAGKLCGDVDFAGVSEVASHITPVPGGVGPMTITMLLMNTLESAQRVHASGQATPGQASGMEPKAGLA